One region of Ornithinibacter aureus genomic DNA includes:
- a CDS encoding nucleoside hydrolase — MPPLPVILDVDTGVDDACALLLAALHPALDLRAVTCVGGNAPLADVVRNTLTALETAGRGDVPVGVGAARPLLEDPVDARHVHGSDGMADLGMPAPTLAPDSRPALDLLRDTIAAAAEAGTPVTVVPLAPMTNLALLARVHPEAFARIGRVVFMGGGVDISNATAAAEFNVFHDPEATAIVLDACASADVPVTMYGLDVFYDPLVTDTHVDGLRALGTPVADLAAGLISFHHRRFANAGATIGDAGAVGILIEPDAVVTQRLPVRVELTGTWTRGRTVVDRRDWDGHLVHDPHGLAPAQVDVCLAIDGPRIAELWVRTVRGEAS; from the coding sequence ATGCCGCCCCTGCCCGTGATCCTCGACGTCGACACCGGAGTCGACGACGCCTGCGCCCTGCTGCTCGCAGCGCTCCACCCCGCCCTGGACCTGCGCGCCGTGACCTGCGTCGGGGGCAACGCGCCGCTCGCCGACGTCGTGCGCAACACCCTCACCGCGCTCGAGACCGCCGGCCGCGGGGACGTGCCCGTCGGGGTCGGCGCCGCCCGTCCGCTGCTCGAGGACCCCGTCGACGCCCGGCACGTCCACGGGTCCGACGGCATGGCCGACCTCGGGATGCCGGCCCCGACCCTCGCGCCCGACTCGCGACCCGCGCTGGACCTCCTGCGCGACACCATCGCCGCCGCGGCCGAGGCCGGCACGCCGGTCACCGTCGTGCCGCTCGCCCCGATGACCAACCTCGCCCTGCTCGCCCGCGTTCACCCCGAGGCGTTCGCGCGCATCGGGCGGGTGGTGTTCATGGGCGGTGGGGTCGACATCAGCAACGCCACCGCGGCGGCGGAGTTCAACGTCTTCCACGACCCCGAGGCCACCGCGATCGTCCTCGACGCCTGCGCGAGTGCCGACGTGCCGGTGACCATGTACGGCCTCGACGTCTTCTACGACCCGCTCGTCACCGACACCCACGTCGACGGGTTGCGCGCGCTCGGCACCCCGGTCGCCGACCTCGCCGCCGGGCTGATCTCCTTCCACCACCGGCGGTTCGCCAACGCGGGGGCGACGATCGGCGATGCGGGAGCGGTCGGCATCCTCATCGAACCCGACGCGGTGGTGACCCAGCGGCTGCCGGTTCGGGTCGAGCTCACCGGCACCTGGACCCGCGGGCGCACCGTCGTCGACCGCCGCGACTGGGACGGTCACCTGGTGCACGACCCGCACGGACTGGCGCCGGCGCAGGTCGACGTCTGCCTGGCGATCGACGGCCCGCGGATCGCCGAGCTCTGGGTGCGCACCGTGCGGGGGGAGGCGTCGTGA
- a CDS encoding PfkB family carbohydrate kinase — translation MSGQRSGRVLVLGSLNVDLVTRVERHPHPGETVAGEGLQRLAGGKGANQAVAAAAAGVSVAMVGCVGDDAGGAAYRRRLEALGVDVAGVRVCPGVPTGTAIVTVADGGENSIVVIPGANDHVADLEVAAVDALGPGDVLLLQLEVDRLAVCAAVRRAAGRGARVVLNTAPYAALPPDIVALADPVVANEHEMAALAEAGAEPRSLLVTFGANGASWDGVTAPAHWVDPSDVVDTTGAGDAFCGALAAALARGADRAEGLDAALAAGAAAVRHPGAQRDPELT, via the coding sequence GTGAGCGGTCAGAGAAGCGGGCGGGTGCTCGTGCTCGGGTCGCTCAACGTCGACCTCGTGACGCGGGTCGAACGGCATCCGCACCCGGGGGAGACGGTGGCCGGTGAGGGCCTGCAGCGATTGGCCGGCGGCAAGGGCGCGAACCAGGCGGTGGCGGCTGCTGCGGCGGGCGTGTCGGTGGCGATGGTGGGCTGTGTCGGCGACGACGCCGGCGGTGCTGCCTACCGGCGCCGGCTCGAGGCCCTGGGCGTGGACGTCGCCGGGGTGCGCGTGTGCCCAGGGGTGCCCACCGGAACGGCGATCGTCACGGTGGCCGACGGCGGCGAGAACTCGATCGTCGTCATCCCCGGAGCCAACGACCACGTGGCTGATCTCGAGGTCGCGGCAGTCGATGCCCTCGGCCCTGGCGACGTGCTCCTGCTCCAGCTCGAGGTCGACCGGCTGGCCGTGTGCGCCGCGGTGCGTCGTGCCGCCGGGCGCGGGGCGCGCGTGGTGCTCAACACCGCGCCGTATGCCGCCCTCCCGCCCGACATCGTCGCCCTCGCCGACCCCGTGGTCGCCAACGAGCACGAGATGGCGGCCCTGGCCGAGGCGGGTGCCGAGCCTCGCTCGCTGCTCGTGACCTTCGGTGCCAACGGGGCCTCGTGGGACGGGGTCACGGCGCCGGCGCACTGGGTCGACCCCAGCGACGTCGTCGACACGACCGGGGCGGGGGATGCCTTCTGCGGGGCGCTCGCCGCGGCGCTGGCCCGCGGCGCCGATCGCGCCGAGGGGCTGGACGCCGCGCTTGCCGCCGGAGCCGCCGCAGTACGGCATCCGGGCGCGCAACGCGACCCCGAACTCACCTGA
- a CDS encoding class I SAM-dependent methyltransferase produces MAGSDPVDVGTVRALGSPEGRALLRSLPPYDEAEVMRLGDRLRREGHSPDLVATLLTQHRLQARAVTKFGEFADEMLFTPDGLEQASRLEVAATHAGRFYNASLATVHDLGCGIGADAVAMSALGVTVQGVDIDPVTAAIADHNLRPWPDSRARVGLAEEFEAPRDPLRARVGVWLDPARRVPGHTGRHGRIKRVFRLDEIRPTWKFVLQVATAVPATGAKLSPSMPQDAIPLGTEAQWTSFAGEVLECAVWWGPLAQRPGRSARILRAGRAPVEVDEAAAEPDPPVVESLASVGPWLYEPDRAVTQAGLLGALTAATLGSEVDRGIGYVVSQAQVDVDFARRYAVLEAMPFTVKSLRAWLRERGVTGLTIKKRGIRLDDDELRRQLRIGRKAGDGAQATVILTRVAGQPTVLVVDPA; encoded by the coding sequence ATGGCAGGATCAGACCCCGTGGACGTCGGCACGGTGAGAGCCCTCGGGTCGCCCGAGGGTCGGGCGCTCCTGCGCTCGCTGCCGCCCTACGACGAGGCCGAGGTGATGCGCCTCGGCGACCGCCTGCGGCGCGAGGGCCACTCCCCCGACCTCGTCGCCACCCTGCTGACCCAGCACCGCCTCCAGGCACGGGCCGTGACCAAGTTCGGCGAGTTCGCCGACGAGATGCTCTTCACCCCCGACGGGCTCGAGCAGGCCTCGCGCCTCGAGGTCGCGGCCACCCACGCCGGGCGCTTCTACAACGCGAGCCTGGCGACCGTGCACGACCTCGGCTGCGGCATCGGGGCGGATGCCGTGGCGATGTCGGCGCTCGGCGTCACCGTGCAGGGGGTCGACATCGACCCGGTCACCGCGGCGATCGCCGACCACAACCTGCGCCCGTGGCCGGACTCGCGGGCCCGGGTCGGGCTGGCCGAGGAGTTCGAGGCACCGCGCGACCCCCTGCGGGCCCGGGTCGGCGTGTGGCTCGACCCCGCGCGGCGGGTGCCGGGGCACACCGGCCGCCACGGGCGGATCAAGCGGGTCTTCCGCCTCGACGAGATCCGCCCGACGTGGAAGTTCGTGCTCCAGGTCGCGACGGCCGTGCCTGCGACCGGGGCCAAGCTCTCCCCGTCGATGCCGCAGGATGCCATCCCGCTCGGCACCGAGGCGCAGTGGACGTCGTTCGCCGGTGAGGTGCTCGAGTGCGCCGTGTGGTGGGGGCCGCTGGCGCAGCGCCCGGGCCGCAGCGCCCGGATCCTGCGGGCCGGCCGGGCGCCGGTCGAGGTCGACGAGGCAGCCGCCGAGCCCGACCCACCGGTCGTGGAGTCACTGGCCTCGGTCGGTCCGTGGCTCTACGAACCCGACCGGGCGGTGACCCAGGCCGGGCTGCTCGGCGCCCTCACAGCGGCCACGCTCGGCAGCGAGGTCGACCGCGGCATCGGCTACGTGGTGTCGCAGGCGCAGGTCGACGTCGACTTCGCCCGCCGATACGCCGTGCTCGAGGCGATGCCGTTCACGGTGAAGTCCCTGCGGGCGTGGCTGCGCGAGCGGGGGGTGACCGGGCTGACGATCAAGAAACGCGGCATCCGCCTCGACGACGACGAGTTGCGCCGCCAGCTGCGGATCGGACGCAAGGCCGGCGACGGCGCCCAGGCCACGGTGATCCTGACCCGGGTGGCCGGGCAGCCGACGGTGCTCGTGGTCGACCCCGCTTGA